DNA from Streptococcus parasuis:
GAGATGATTAAAGAATTTTGTTCCGAAAATCATGTAGCTGTGGTGAAAGCTCTTTCTCTGGGTGCTCAAAGAGTTGAACTGTGTGATAATTTAGCGGTTGGAGGAACGACCCCTAGTTATGCAGTGATCAAACATGTTTGTCAACTAGCTCATGAACAGAACGCCACAGTCATGACCATGATTCGTCCACGTGGTGGGAATTTTTGTTATGACCAAACTGAAATTGAGATGATGGTTGAGGATTGCAGAATCGCCATAGAGCTGGGGTCAGATGGTTTGGTATATGGTGTTTTAACAGAGGAAAATTGGTTGGATGAGGTAGCTTTAGAACAATTGCTGGCTG
Protein-coding regions in this window:
- a CDS encoding copper homeostasis protein CutC, translating into MIKEFCSENHVAVVKALSLGAQRVELCDNLAVGGTTPSYAVIKHVCQLAHEQNATVMTMIRPRGGNFCYDQTEIEMMVEDCRIAIELGSDGLVYGVLTEENWLDEVALEQLLAVSTGHQVVFHMAFDQIPRSRQFEAIDWLASHGVTRILTRGSLTGSALQNIDWLRDIQAYADGKIEVLVGGGLTIENVPTLLEALPINQIHGTRLFW